In Prevotella sp. oral taxon 475, one DNA window encodes the following:
- a CDS encoding DUF421 domain-containing protein — translation MQYFDIALKLITGMVGILFFLRVAGKAQMAQLTPLDTVSAFVIGALVGGVIYNPDMRVWHILFALAVWTAFNLFIRFCMRSALLRRIIKGDSVYLVKNGVLNFKVFKRNSLEMEQFRLLLRQKGVFSMFDVDDVRFETNGSVTVSEVGKMAESYLLVNNGAIVDSTLMHCNRTRDWVLSRIKHYGYNGPTDLFCLEWTPGTGFYLVAKNGDVRRGTEEILAEKIGGEVLN, via the coding sequence ATGCAGTATTTTGACATCGCCCTCAAGCTAATCACCGGCATGGTGGGCATACTTTTCTTTCTTCGCGTGGCCGGAAAGGCGCAGATGGCACAGCTCACGCCGCTCGACACGGTGAGTGCGTTTGTGATCGGTGCCCTTGTCGGAGGCGTGATTTACAATCCCGACATGCGTGTTTGGCACATTCTCTTTGCCTTAGCCGTGTGGACGGCCTTCAATCTCTTCATCCGTTTCTGTATGCGCTCGGCCCTGTTGCGGCGCATCATCAAGGGCGACAGCGTTTATTTGGTGAAGAACGGCGTACTGAACTTCAAAGTTTTCAAGCGCAACAGCTTAGAGATGGAACAGTTCCGACTGCTACTCAGACAGAAAGGCGTATTCTCTATGTTCGACGTAGATGACGTAAGATTTGAAACCAACGGGTCTGTGACGGTGTCGGAGGTGGGGAAAATGGCGGAGTCTTACCTGCTGGTGAATAACGGAGCCATCGTAGACAGCACGCTGATGCACTGCAATCGAACTCGCGACTGGGTGCTTAGTCGCATCAAACACTATGGTTACAACGGTCCGACGGACCTGTTTTGCTTAGAATGGACCCCTGGAACGGGCTTTTATCTCGTAGCAAAGAATGGCGATGTGAGGCGGGGCACCGAAGAAATTCTGGCAGAAAAGATCGGCGGAGAGGTGCTGAACTAA
- a CDS encoding Crp/Fnr family transcriptional regulator, producing MKELSNSTRDIARELARKYSTMTHDELDILESVLVPMKFAKGEMILKEGETCQHIYYIERGLVRQFYFKNGKQLTEHIGVEGSIFMCIESLFQEKPSLLQVEALEPTLIYALPKRRLEEVALHNVNIQILFRKILEESLIISQVHADLLRFETAQDRYLKLCKLMPQVVLRAPLLYVANYLQMTPETLSRVRAASLYSDRK from the coding sequence TGAAAGAACTTAGCAACTCTACCCGCGATATTGCTCGCGAATTGGCACGCAAATACAGCACAATGACGCACGACGAGTTGGATATTCTCGAGAGTGTGCTTGTGCCGATGAAGTTCGCTAAGGGCGAAATGATTCTCAAAGAGGGAGAGACCTGCCAGCATATCTATTATATCGAACGTGGATTGGTCAGACAATTCTATTTCAAAAATGGCAAACAACTGACCGAACACATTGGTGTAGAAGGCAGTATCTTTATGTGTATTGAGAGCCTTTTTCAGGAAAAACCCTCCCTTCTACAAGTAGAAGCCCTCGAACCTACCCTTATCTACGCTCTGCCTAAGCGCAGATTGGAAGAGGTGGCACTGCATAATGTGAACATTCAGATACTGTTTCGAAAGATCTTGGAAGAGAGTCTGATTATCTCTCAAGTGCATGCCGACCTCTTAAGATTCGAAACAGCGCAAGACAGATACCTCAAATTGTGCAAACTCATGCCGCAAGTGGTGCTACGAGCACCGCTGCTTTATGTGGCCAACTACTTGCAAATGACGCCCGAAACCCTGTCGCGTGTTCGGGCTGCATCCTTATATTCCGATCGAAAATAA